A part of Vigna radiata var. radiata cultivar VC1973A chromosome 11, Vradiata_ver6, whole genome shotgun sequence genomic DNA contains:
- the LOC106777233 gene encoding membrin-11-like, whose amino-acid sequence MEGGGGTLSEIHQSAKKLLLRSRDGLERLERLEYSATAGTGAETELSFAVKKDITQIQSLCVETERLWRSVTAKPQRDLWKRKVEQIAEEAESLRASLDKYNLRHQKRMREANERAELLGRANGDSAHVLRIFDEEAQALHSVRASARELENANAIGEAILSSIHGQRERLKSAHRKALDILNTVGISNSVLRLIERRNRVDQWIKYAGMLLTVIFLFAFVYWRH is encoded by the exons ATGGAAGGAGGTGGAGGAACGTTATCGGAGATTCACCAATCCGCGAAGAAACTTCTGCTTAGGTCTCGTGACGGTCTTGAACGTCTCGAACGCCTCGAGTACTCTGCCACCGCCGGCACCGGCGCCGAAACGGAGCTTTCTTTCGCTGTGAAGAAGGATATCACTCAGATCCAATCCCTCTGCGTGGAGACTGAGCGCCTCTGGCGATCCGTCACAGCAAAACCTCAACGTGATCTCTGGAAAAG AAAAGTGGAACAAATAGCTGAGGAGGCTGAATCACTAAGAGCAAGTTTGGATAAATATAACTTACGGCATCAGAAACGAATGAGAGAAGCTAATGAGAGAGCAGAACTGTTGGGACGAGCT AATGGGGATTCTGCTCATGTTCTGAGAATTTTTGACGAGGAGGCACAAGCATTACATTCAGTTCGCGCTTCTGCCCGGGAGCTagaaaatgcaaatgcaattggGGAAGCCATCCTTTCTTCAATTCATGGTCAAAGAGAACGCTTGAAG AGTGCACATAGAAAAGCATTGGACATCCTCAATACAGTTGGGATATCAAACTCTGTTTTGAGGCTAATTGAGAGACGAAACCGTGTCGATCAATGGATCAAATATGCAGGAATGTTATTGACTGTCATTTTCTTGTTCGCATTTGTTTACTGGAGACATTGA